The window CACGCATTGCCTGGCCGCTGATCGTTGCCTCGACGGCGTTGGCTGGCTTGCTGCTGGATGTGGCGATTTTCAATCCTTCCCTGCTCAGGGATGCCTTCAATCCCGTCACCCTCAATGTGGCCGGACTGGCGCTGTGTGCGGTGACCTGGAATAGCAGGGGTTGAGCCGTTGTGTGAACCGATCCGCGCGCGGGCCATCTCCCGACCAAAGAATCTTCGGCGCTGAGTGGAAAACTCACCGCTCCCAACGCGAACTCAAGATGACGCTGCAAAGATTCACTCGCTGGAAACCCGGATCCTTGCAGGCAAGGAAATCATCGTTAAAGGTCCCGAACGTGCTGTGGGGCCGATGCTGCAGACCGTGATAAAACGCGTCGATCATCTGATGGGCAAAATCGGTATCACGAGGATAGGCGGCGATCACCGCTTCGCGTTGCGCGTCTGTGAACAGTTCAAAACCACGCCCCGCCACGTCCATCCCCGCGCCAGCCTGAACCAGGGCGATTTCTGAATGCATGTGCTCTGGAATGCCCGGCGTCGTATGGAGCGCGACGGCGTTCCAGACTTTCTCGATGTCCGCTTCGGCGATGTGATGACCGCGCAAAAAGTCGCGCGCGGCATTCGCACTGTCCACCTCGAAGCGAAGCTGGCTCTGGTGATAGATCTCGGTCAGGCCGAGGTCGTGGAACATGGCCGCGACGTAGAGTAACTCCGGATCGAAGGCCAGGCCTTTGCGTTCCCCGAGCAAAGCGCCCCAGAAGTAGACGCGCGTGGAGTGGGAAAACAGCAACTCGCTTTCGGTGTCGCGAATGAGCTGCGTCACCTCGCGGGCCATTTTGCTGTCGGGGACTTTTACGCTGAGAATGTCGTTCGTCGCCACGGTTTAACCTCTGTCAGATCGGCCCGGTGATCTTGAAAAGGGTACGCGCCGCTCGGGTTGCAACCCAGCGCCAATGTCGCGAATTTCCAATGCGCCAATCACAGTTTTTTTGCTGCGCCGCTGTGTATCACAGTGTGTCTGGCTATCCTCTTGATACATCTGTTTTCACCCGGCCCGGGATTCGACACAGGCCAGATACGTCACCGCGTTGAAATGCATTCAAGGTTTCAAGGGGCTCAGCCAGATCCCCTGGCCAACGGGTTGCAACGGAGACATCACCATGAAGATGGCAATGCAAAACAACATCGGCCACACCCGCCGCCGCTTGGTCAGCTCGTCGATCCTGGCGTTCGCCCTGTTCGGCGCGCTCGGCGTGGCCCACGCGCAAACGCCTGCCGCCGCACAGCCGGCTGCAACCAAGGCCGAGGCCACTTATTCAACACCCTCCCCGTTCGGCCCGCTGAAGCACGTCAAGGCCGGCCTGCTGAACGTGGCCTACGCCGAAACCGGTCCGGCCGACGGGCCGGTGGTGATTCTCCTGCACGGCTGGCCGTACGACATTCACAGCTATGACGAAGTCGCGCCGCTGCTGGCGGCAAAGGGTTATCGCGTCTTGATGCCGTATGCCCGCGGTTATGGCGATACACATTTCCTCTCCGATAAAACCCTTCGCAATGGCCAACCGGCTGCGCTGGCCAGTGACGTCATTGATTTCATGGATGCGCTGAAGATCAAGCAAGCGGTGCTCGGTGGTTACGACTGGGGCGCGCGTTCCGCCGGCATCGTTTCGGCGCTGTGGCCAGAACGGGTCAAGGCGTTGGTTTCAGTCAGCGGCTATTTGATCGGCAATCAGGCGGCCGGTAAAAACCCGCTGCCACCCAAGGCTGAATTGCAGTGGTGGTATCAGTTTTACTTCGCCACCGACCGCGGTCGCGCCGGGTACGAGAAAAACACCCACGACTTCGCCAAGCTGATCTGGCAACTGGCCTCACCAAAATGGGCGTTCGACGACGCCACGTTCGACCGCAGCGCCAAGGCGCTGGACAACCCCGATCATGTCGAGATCACCGTG is drawn from Pseudomonas sp. 31-12 and contains these coding sequences:
- a CDS encoding HD domain-containing protein; translated protein: MAREVTQLIRDTESELLFSHSTRVYFWGALLGERKGLAFDPELLYVAAMFHDLGLTEIYHQSQLRFEVDSANAARDFLRGHHIAEADIEKVWNAVALHTTPGIPEHMHSEIALVQAGAGMDVAGRGFELFTDAQREAVIAAYPRDTDFAHQMIDAFYHGLQHRPHSTFGTFNDDFLACKDPGFQRVNLCSVILSSRWER
- a CDS encoding alpha/beta fold hydrolase, whose product is MKMAMQNNIGHTRRRLVSSSILAFALFGALGVAHAQTPAAAQPAATKAEATYSTPSPFGPLKHVKAGLLNVAYAETGPADGPVVILLHGWPYDIHSYDEVAPLLAAKGYRVLMPYARGYGDTHFLSDKTLRNGQPAALASDVIDFMDALKIKQAVLGGYDWGARSAGIVSALWPERVKALVSVSGYLIGNQAAGKNPLPPKAELQWWYQFYFATDRGRAGYEKNTHDFAKLIWQLASPKWAFDDATFDRSAKALDNPDHVEITVFNYRWRLGMVQGEPQYEALEQKLATAPSISVPTITMEGDANGAPHPAPEDYAKRFTGKYEFRLISGGIGHNLPQEDPQAFAKAVIDADHL